ATAGGGTGCTCCCTCCTGCTTCAGCGCGTCTACTTTCAGGGTGTCCTTGTCGTAGCCCGCCACCGCGAAGCCACTGTCTGCGATGTTGAGCAATAAGCTGCGGCCCATGGTGCCCAGGCCAATCATTCCGAAAACGTTGCCTGTGTTGCTGTTCTGATCGGGGTTCATTGTGTGTTGCTTTGCGTGATGAGTTATATATTCCTGTGGTTTCTGCAGCTCTCAGGACTTGCCCGAAGCCATCACTTTCTCCTTTTGCTGGCCTATCGCCTCAAGCAGCTTGTCGTACGGCTTGTTAAACTTCTCAATCCCCTCGTCTTCCAGCCGCTGCGTGATGTCGTCCAGGCTGATGCCGGCCTCCTCGAGCTGCGCCAGCGTGCGGGTGGCTTTGTCCAGGTCGTCTTCCAGGGTGTTTGCCGCGTGCCCGTGGTCCTTGAACGCCGCCAGGGTATCCAGCGGAATGGTGTTCACGGTGTCGGGCCCTATCAGCGCCTCCACGTATTTGGTGTCTGCAAAATCGGGGTTCTTGCTGCTGGTGCTGGCCCAGAGCAGGCGTTGCGGCCTGGCTCCTTTTGCCTCCAGCTTTTTGAAGCGCTCGCTGCTGAATATCCTTTTATATAGCTCGTAGGCTTTTTTAGCGGAGGCAATCGCCACCTGGCCATACAGCTGGTTCAGCCCTTTTTCCTTCAGCAGGGGGTCGACGATCACATCAATGCGGCTCAGGAAGAAACTCGCCACCGAGGCTATATGATCTATCCGCTGGTTCTGCTTCAGGCGGTCTTCCAGGCCGGAGATATAGGCGTCTGCCACTTCTTCGTAGCGATTGAGGCTGAAGAGCAGGGTGATGTTAATGTTGATGCCTTCGCTGATGCAGGTGCGGATGGCGGGCAGGCCCTCCGCCGT
This window of the Pontibacter russatus genome carries:
- the tal gene encoding transaldolase, translated to MEKNHVKRIHDFGQSIWLDFIDRRIMDTGELQRLMDEDGVRGVTSNPAIFEKAISSSSDYDADIKELSRENLSNEDVFYRLAVRDIKRAADLFKPVYEEEERGADGYISLEVSPHLARDTEGTIRQARELWKAVDRENVMIKIPGTAEGLPAIRTCISEGININITLLFSLNRYEEVADAYISGLEDRLKQNQRIDHIASVASFFLSRIDVIVDPLLKEKGLNQLYGQVAIASAKKAYELYKRIFSSERFKKLEAKGARPQRLLWASTSSKNPDFADTKYVEALIGPDTVNTIPLDTLAAFKDHGHAANTLEDDLDKATRTLAQLEEAGISLDDITQRLEDEGIEKFNKPYDKLLEAIGQQKEKVMASGKS